In the Arachis hypogaea cultivar Tifrunner chromosome 20, arahy.Tifrunner.gnm2.J5K5, whole genome shotgun sequence genome, TGTCTTATTTTCTTGGCATTGAAGTAGTTCAAAAAGATGATAGAATCTTTATTTCATAGAAGAAATAtgcaaatgatattttaaaaaaatttcatataaaaaatttaaaaccagtTCCTATTCCAATCGAAGAGAAGTTCAAGTTGTATGTTAAgagtgttaggatttggttgaattagtcccacattactcaggatagcaaatggagtgggtggcctaggctataaatatgaggctaagttctccatttgtttttgcaccagtcagaaacactttaagcttgtatctgatttttcttttcctctgtactctttgattagagagtgttgtgaggtgtagttagatatttgctttgagagagtgtgggtgtactggggtgccggtgagagaaagaagtctatgtgttgtaacaattttcacatagtgatattctctggttgtcatttgacaacggccgtggttttttctccggtaattggagtttccacgttaaattcttgtgttgtgattgtgtctattttatttctctgtcaaaggtgttttctcaagggggaatggtgtcttattcccaacaagtggtatcaagagcttcggttcggtgggatttattcttagtatgctctgtggttgtagcctagtctgaccttccacatcagaaaagaattttgtcctgtggcttgaggttgatctttggttgctgttgttgttgctggaaggcagtgtgacactgtgagagtgctgtttggaaaggttctggctaaggaaagacttggtatttaagtgtgtccattgtgacccacctcgctttcctggggacccttcctagtgcacggttgagttatactattccagtatacggttgcaacaatgtcaggatattcaagtgctgtgaagcttgaaatagagaaatttgatggaagaatcaattttggcttgtggcaaatacaagtcaaggatgtgttgatacaatcaagtttgcacaaggcgttgaaggagaagatctctgattgctctctctatgagagaagatgatgttctctagaagacaagaagtatcctcatggtattaccgcactgccatggataaggatgaattgtggcaatcgggtccacaattgcacacgggcattggttggcgttaagatgcaaggtgtgtggcggagttaggtcgatagctgaagaacttccaggaaaagccaatttggaagttgcaccatgaattttcagcaaggtttcgatctgtaccaaggtgaaatgcttggagtggtctaattccaagtgagtatactttcatggttgagtatgatagttctctgaactatgattgtcggtatagacaatggcagcaaagaattgttggtgttgacaatggaagctgaagatgtgtgactatttcaatcaaggtggagattgttaggatttggttgaattagtcccacattactcaggatagcaaatggagtgggtggcctaggctataaatatgaggctaagttctccatttgtttttgcaccagtcagaaacactttaagcttgtatctgatttttcttttcctctgtactctttgattagagagtgttgtgaggtgtagttagatatttgctttgagagagtgtgggtgtactggggtgccggtgagagaaagaagtctatgtgttgtaacaattttcacatagtgatattctctggttgtcatttgacaacggccgtggttttttctccggtaattggagtttccacgttaaattcttgtgttgtgattgtgtctattttatttctctgtcaaaggtgttttctcaagggggaatggtgtcttattcccaacaaagaGAAGATAAAGAAAGATCAGTAAATTTCACATATTACAAAAGCTTGATTAGAAGTCTAAGGTACTTGACTGCGACTAGACCAAATTTCGTGTTTGGAATTGGATTGCTTAACAAATTAATGGATGAACCTTATACTAACCATTTGCAAGCTGTAAAATGGACTCTTCGATATATCGGAGGTACTTTAAATGATgatatttattatgaaaatactAGTAAAGTGAATCTTATCGGTTACACTGATAGTGATTGGCAAGAGatatagaaacaagaaaaagtacttCAAGATTTGTATTTCATCTTGGTTTTGGTGTAATTTCATGGTCATCGAAAAAACAATCAGTAGTTGCTCTTTCTACCGCAGAAACAAAATATATAGTAGCAACAAGTTGTGCAACGCAAACAGTTTGGCTAAAAAGAATTCTTAAATAATTGAACGAGAAACAAAGTATTCCAACAACAATATTTTGTGATAACAAGTTAGCTTTTGCACTTTACAAAAATCCAATGTTTCATGGTAGATCAAAGCATATTAATATTCGATTTTACAAAATTAGAGAGTTCGTGAATGAAAAAGAAGTTGTTATCAAGTATTGTCCTACTAAAAAACAAATAGCAGATATATTTACAAAGTCTTTGAAGATcaagttattttataaattgaagaaGACGCTTGAAATTATTTATTCTGcaagtttgatttaaagaaggtaatattgattaaaaaattaaataaacttgcACCACCTCATATATACAAGAATCTTTATGAAACACGATTAAAGAATTGATGaagcaaaattttaattaaatacaacAATCATCAATTTACTGGATTTTGTTAAAAGCTAGTAATATTAAAagcttaaaaaattttcaagttgttcacAATGTTGATGTTACTTATTTTGAAGTTGTTCACAAtgaatgcttatattaaaagtaacttataaataagttattttgtgtttaatttttagttctaaaagtatttattttaaaaaaaagtgataaaaaaactttttattataagagaagtcttttttttttaacttctctttaagcaccaaaatagctttttaaaaaattacaattttattttaaaaattgtaccagacattaatattacacattttcataagttaaaaattaaaaaaaaaatcacttataaACCTATCCAAACAGACCCTATTGAATATCTACAAATAGAGTTAGTATTACCAATCCTAATTACAAATAAAATCCCACAATTAATTTACGTTACCATTTAACTGATTTTTTAatagaacattttttttattagaggCAGTGTTGACTTTCGCTAAAATAAACAGAGACCAAGTTGATGCAAAATTTAGTTTAAAGATAGTGattggtattttttaaaatttataacttttttgtGACAATTATTTTATGTAGACtttcataaaatatttaaaaagtaagtgatgtgtatattttaaaatttaattttttgttacattttAACGAACAATAGTTCCCTTACTTTCTCacaataaatctaaaaaaaacaaaaatagtgtTCTATTCATCTCTGGTGATCAGGATACAGAAATTCATACATCTGAAATTCTGAATAATGtgagatataaaaataaatgtagCAATGAATATGAGGGAATCAAAATAAGCTCCAACTACAAATTAGTACTATTGAGTGCTACCAACTATAAACTACCTAAAGTGAGGTTGCAATGGCCAAAATGAAGATACAAATGGGAGGAAAGGTCATGAAATTTATCATTACAAGGTTTATTTTTCTGAATTCTGTTAAAGTAGGGGCAACTTCCCAGTCACTGAATCTACATATGATTTTGGTCCTGAACAAAATCAGCAATAAAGTTTTAGCCATTCATTCAGAATCAGAAAGCAACATATTATAGTGAATTCAATGACACACAAGCACTTGGAATAAAAGATATTGCTTGCAAGTGGCTTAAATGAACTTCTTAAGGTTTCAAGTGTGGTAAGTTTTTTCGATGCATTAAGTGCTTGTTTGGACGCCATTAAatcaatagaaaaatattttttttcaatgaaaaagatcattttgtattttttagtgtgtttggcaaatttctattagtaaaagtaaaaaagcactaaaaaaataaaaaaatatattttttgagaaactacaatttacatcttgttttaaaagatcttttttccttataaAAAAGGatgtttttcacataataaataaacaaaaaagtacttttatcttattgtaacccaaacataattgatagataaaaagatctttttacatgagatatccaaaaataaaattacttttacttttctaaaagatcttttaaaaaaagataactcgaaaaatatcttttcttagaaactcacccaaacaagccctgaagacataattttgaaaccCTATTAATTCTTCTAAGCACTCTTAAACAAACCCTCAAAATAGAAAGTAAACATCGGCATCAAATCCAAGGCAGAGAGGCATTCAATTTCTATGCTATTTACATTCCTAATTTTCCTATTATGATTTTTCATGCACAAGTTTGATCATACATGAAATACAAAGCAACAAGAAGATTACCAGGTCCAACAGCAAGAACAGTCTTTGATCCTGCCGAAACCTGCATATATTAAAGCTTTAGCAATACTATATTGCTATAAATAACCAGCAACACTAAATTTTCCAAATGATACAATCATAAAATAAAGGTTCCAATGGATAACATGGGTTTTAAAATCTAGCAGTAAAAGTTAGGACTATAAAGGTCCTAAAATAAAGTTCAAGGAGTATAGATTATTACAAAGGACTTTGCAGCTGTAACTATCACAATAACTCTTGGGAAATTGTGGATTCAGATTTCTTATGCCCAAATATGGGAAGTAATCTCTTTACCTCAAAATGGTGCAAGGAGATGAAAGGCGACCATTCAAATTTTAACACTTTTACATTTCTTAAGAAGTAACTATTAGTAATTTCACTTGGAATTCGCTACAACCCACTAACTCCCTGATAGAGGTTTGTGAAAACATGGTATTATATTCTCCATTTTTATGCCACATAATAAGTATTACCTGTGTTCGCCCAGCGTCAGCAACAACAAAGGTTGGAAGGCCAATACTATCAGCTGTGTCCTTCAGCTTATTCCTGATTAAAATTATCAGGTTCATTGTTTCTGAAAACaagaaatgaaattaaagtatttagaataaaataatctgCTTACATTTCTTGTTGATTCCTGCAAGTCACAACAATTTTTGGCTGGCCGCAGCTTTCCCATTGTCTCAAAAGTGAACGGTTGCTGCAAAAGTATTCAGTAGTTGAGTTTTATTACACCAGCAAATGCACCATCAAGTAAAATGATCATCATCTTCATGGCTAATGGGAAACATTTTACAAAAATTACATAAGTTTTTCCATTTGCTCGTGCTTTATAGGTAAGGAATAAGGAAACTTATCAGAACAAAAGTACCTGTGGATTAATTCAGCATACATGCCAGTGGCAGCATCTGCAAAAAGCGGAAAAAGCAAAGGCATAAGGAAGTTTGCAATGGTCAGAAGTAGATCCTTGACGAAATTAACAAATTGGTTCTTATCTTACGAGCACATTGCGACGCAATCTTTCCAGATTTCATCTTTAGGTCTTGCCTTACAACTAGCACCTGACAGAGGTTGCCATTGAAATCAGAACCTTTTTTTTCCTTGAGAATTAAAAGCAAACAGATAGAACTGCACCAGAATTAAGCATGGAATCAACAGAAAGTTTGGACTATTCATTGAAGAAATTGCTTGCTAAACTAAATTCCTGAATTCCTATTTACTAAACTCCAATATCTGTATCTCTATCACCCTGTTTTATTCTAATCCCTAACTACCAATGCTAACTAATCAGAGGCATGATCCTTAACAGAGACTTGATGCCATTGCCATACACTACTTCAAAATTTATTATGCAATCtttgatttctttttctttctttttatttatgcAACACAATCTGGTTCAATTCTTCCCAGTATCAATAGCATTTATGTATTCACCTCAAAAGTTTGTTTCATAGGTTGTTTCTTTTGTAGAATTGCAGATTGAACTTTTGAGATTTTACATCGTATAAATTCAACCATCCAACAAGTTCAATAAACGAATCCTTTTCATACTAAAAGTCACCATTTCAATCAGATACATTAACCTAATAACCAACTaaaaatcaaaactcaaaaagacTCCCATA is a window encoding:
- the LOC112784889 gene encoding uncharacterized protein gives rise to the protein MVRFVLKSTEPGEQQQQKQKGEWLAGSFKPENFVPGLVIGFIFGLLLDLTKPGKFHLPKKNFSSGKAQHQLSVSSNGDQDLKMVLVVRQDLKMKSGKIASQCAHAATGMYAELIHSNRSLLRQWESCGQPKIVVTCRNQQEMNKLKDTADSIGLPTFVVADAGRTQVSAGSKTVLAVGPGPKSYVDSVTGKLPLL